DNA from Fusarium musae strain F31 chromosome 7, whole genome shotgun sequence:
GACCCACCTTTCTGATACCTCTGTTTCTCCCAGAATCTGATCTAAAAATGGCTTCAAGCTTAAAAGTACCGAGATAAATAAAGACAAAACACTTCTGCGACTGCCCGAGCACTTGCGCGTCTCAAAAGTACCAAGAATAGCTGTTTTTATCGTGGAATTATGTCATTGCCATGTGCTCTATTGAAGGAACCGGGTTGGAGAGGACCCGGCgacgccaagaagcaagGACCACCACTAACGACTTTAAGCTCTTGAGATAAACTTGGCGTATTGTTGGTTGTTTGTCCAATGATTCACAGCGCGGACAAAGATTCTGCTTGGATACGGAATAAGGTTGTTTAAGCTTCATGACACAATGCGAGTTAACTCTAAACTCTAGGCTTGAACTACTCAGAATACCTTGGACATTGATCATAGTCACCTCAGGTGGCAATCTCTTCAACAGTCAAACCTCCAAACCGCCTCAACAATGCGGCTTATTTACATCCTCCAACACAAGGTCTTGGCATATTACTCTGAATGCCAATCATCTCCACATATAAAAATTCTCTCCAAATAAAAGTGTTCAACCATGAGCGCTCTTGGCGCAACCTTTGTTTCGCATGCACCTCCTGCGATGGTCACTCTTGGCACATCCATCATGATCCACCTCGCGGTCCGTTTGTGTCCTACTTGGAAGGTCTCTTGATTTCATTGATCCCTGTGAAGGTTCAGCTTAAAAGggcctctccctctcttctttctgaactcttcaactcatccttcttcatcagctgTCACAATGGGTCAgaacgaagaagagaagcctcACATCTCGGGCCAAGCCAACACTCCCATGTCGGCACCTGCTCATGCTCTTACCTTTGAGCAGGTCGCCCAGGAGCTTAATGGTAATCTCGATGATGGTCTCACTGAATCCGAGGCCAAGCAGCGTCTTGAGACCTATGGTCGAAACGAATTCGGTGAACAAGAAGGTGTTCAACCTCTCAAGATCTTTATCGGGCAGATTGCCAATGCCTTGACTCTAGTAAGTTACCTCCCAGAGGCTTCCTCCGAGTATACTTGAAGGAAGCTCTAGAGAAAACGGTAGAGTCGCTCATTTGCCCTTTGGGGGACAGgttctcatccttgccatGGCTGCCTCTTTTGGTATCAAGTCTTGGATTGAAGGTGGTGTAGTAGCCGCAGTCATTATCCTCAACATTGTCGTTGGTTTCCTCCAAGAGTTTCAAGCCGCCAAGACTATGGACTCTCTGCGTTCTCTCAGCTCTCCTACCGCCCACGCTGTCCGCAACGGTAACAACCAAGTTGTCGTGACTGCTGAGATTGTCCCTGGTGACATGGTAGAACTCAAGACCGGAGACACAATTCCTGCAGATATCCGTCTTGTCGAGGCTGTCAACTTTGAAACCAACGAAGCACTTCTCACTGGAGAGTCTCTGCCTGTCCGCAAAGAGATCAACAAGACCTTTCCAGATGATACTGGCCCTGGCGATCGACTCAACGTTGCCTACAGCTCGTCTACTGTGACAAAGGGACGTGCTCGCGGCATTGTTTTCGCTACCGGTACATACACTGAGATTGGTCAAATTGCCGTTGCTCTTCGTGGCAAGTCTTCCAAGCGCCGACAGCCAAAGAGGGATGCCGAGGGTAACACCAATTTTGGTCGCTGGATGCAGGCTTGGACCTTGACCGGTTCTGATGCAGTCGGGCGTTTCCTTGGTGTCAATGTCGGTACTCCTCTTCAGCGCAAGCTGTCCAAGCTGGCACTCATTCTTCTCGGAACGGCTATTGTGTGTGCTATCATTGTTCTGGCAGCCAATGATTTCAAGTCGCAGAGAGAGGTCATCATTTATGCTGTGGCAACTGGTCTCTCTATGATCCCAGCTTCTCTGATCGTTGTTCTCACCATTACTATGGCTGCTGGTACCAAGCGTATGGTCCAGAGACATGTAATTGTCCGTAACCTCAAGAGTTTGGAAGCTCTGGGTGCTGTAACCAGTAAGTACCACCCAGTGTTATACCCAGTGTTATACATAGCTAACCTTTTAGACATTTGCTCTGACAAGACCGGAACCCTTACCCAGGGTACCATGATCGTCAAGAAGGCTTGGATCCCTGGACGCGGCACATACTCTGTTGGCGCTTCCAATGAGCCATTCAACCCTACCCTCGGAGACATCACCCTCACTGAGGATCAGCCCAAGAACATTGACTTCCAGAATGAAAAGTCTCAAGGTACATCAATTGACCCCGCTTCCCAGCCTGCCCAGGACCCCAGTCTCGTCGAGTATCTCAACGTTGCTTCACTTGCCAACCTTGCGACTGTCCACGAGATTGAAGGCGAGTGGCATGCTCGGGGAGATCCAACCGAGATTGCTATGCAAGTCTTTGCTTCCCGATTCAACTGGAACCGCATGCGATTGTCGTCTGGCGATAACCCCCGCTGGCATGAAGTTGCCGAATTCCCTTTCGATTCAGATGTCAAGAAGATGTCGGTCATTTTCCACGACAGCGAATCTCAGAAGCAATGGGTCTTTACCAAGGGTGCTGTTGAACGTGTCTTGACTTCTTGCCCTGTTTATGCTGCTGGCAAcgagatcctcgagttcACCGACGCAATCAAGGAAGATGTTTTGAGAAACATGGAGTCTCTGGCTCGTCTTGGTCTCCGTGTTCTTGCCCTCGCCAGCCGAACTGATATCCCCCATGTTGAAGACAACGAGGCTGAACTTGACCGTGGACTGTTCGAAAAGGACCTTGTCTTCCGTGGCCTCATCGGCTTGTACgatcctcctcgccctgAATCTGCCCCATCCGTCCGACAATGCCACGAAGCCGGTGTCAGCGTTCACATGCTTACTGGTGACCACCCTGAAACAGCTCGTGCTATCGCTCTTGAAGTCGGTATTCTCCCTGCCAAGATGTCTGAGATCCCCAAGGATGTTTCCAaggtcatggtcatggctgCTTCAGAGTTTGACAAGCTgtccgatgatgagattgaccagcttcctcttctgcctcttgtCGTCGCTCGTTGTGCCCCTCAGACCAAGGTCCGTATGATTGAAGCTCTTCACCGTCGCAAGGCTTTCGTCGCCATGACCGGTGATGGTGTCAATGACTCGCCTAGTTTGAAGCGATCAGACGTGGGTATCGCTATGGGACAGGCTGGATCTGATGTTGCCAAGGAAGCGTCTGACATTGTCTTGACTGACGACAACTTTGCTTCTATTCTGAatgctgttgaagaaggccGAAGAATGTTTGACAACATTCAGAAGTTTATTCTGCACGTTTTGGCTGAGAATATCGCCCAAGCCTGTACACTCCTGATCGGTCTTGttttcaaggacaagaacaaTCTGTCGGTTTTCCCTCTGGCACCAGTTGAGATTCTTTGGATCATTATGATCACATCTGGTATGCCTGATATgggtcttggctttgaaATTGCCGCCCCAGATATCATGCAGCGTCCTCCCCAGAACGTATGTGTTCCCCTTGTCTCCATGAACTCCACTAACCTGTCTATAGTTGAAACAAGGTGTCTTTACCCCCGAACTCATGATCGACATGGTGGTCTACGGTCTCTGGATGTCAGCTCTTTGCCTCGCCTCGTTCGTCCTCGTCCTGTATGGCTTCGGCAATGGTGCTGCCGACATTGGAGAGGACTGCAACAACACATACAGTGAAGACTGCAGGGTCATTTTCCGTGCTCGTTCAACAACCTTTGCATGCCTGACCTGGTTTGCATTGTTCCTTGCCTGGGAGATGATCAACATGAGAAGGTCTTTCTTCCGAATGCAgcccaagagcaagaagtaTTTCACCCAGTGGATGCACGACGTTTGGAGGAACCCGTTCCTGTTCTGGGCTATCATCGCCGGTTTTGTTACCATGTTCCCTATCATCTATATTCCGGGACTCAACACTGTCGTCTTTAAGCATGCCCCCATCTCTTGGGAATGGGGCATTGTTTTTATTGAGGCTgtgctcttcttccttggcatTGAGTCTTGGAAATGGGCTAAGCGTATTTATTTCCGTCGTCAGGCTCGTAAGTCTACAGGCGGTGTCTCTGATCTGGAGACTCGTGTCTTTGGCAAGTATTATAGCATGGGTGGAAGCCGTGATGAGGAGAGCGGCCACAATGAGAAGAGTTCCGATTAGCTGGATGGATAGGTATTAACCTGAAGTCTAGATATGTCGGTAAGTATGTCGTCAATTAGGAGTCTGAAGCGTATAATCGTTAGTTAGTTAAATTGATACCTAGTTAGCGAACTCATTATGATCAGTGATGTTATGAATGAGTCTTGATACAAGACGGTAGTGACGAGTGGAAACTGATGGCCCAATCTGTTGTGCCTGGCTGGCGCCTGGCTGGGTACCTACGAAGGTTTTTGTGAGAGCCCGTAGAGGACCACGGTCGAtgaaagaggctttagccaGTCGAGGAGACATGCTCATACGAGAACTTATACTTCTTAAGGATATTGCCAGTGCTACCAGCTGTCAATGCTCAGAAGCCTTCACTCTGATTCATGGTGCCTGCTTCAAGCTGCTTCTTCGCCTTTAGCTGAAGCatgctctctctctttttcaaCGTTCTTTTACTTCACTGTACCGGATTCACCCCTTGCATCTTTATTCAGTGTATGGTGTCCTAATTCTTTATTTGTATCAAGCCATTTCACTATATCCGACATCGAGTGTATCAGGTCAGTTCACCAACAGCACGGATAATAGCGAAACTGACATTTAAAATACAGTATCCGATCATCCATTATAGTGCAATCAATCGAGATGAACCCCCAGCAGACAGGCCTCAAGAACTCCGGGTGGAATTGGGGCGGCAAAACTGTCTCCCGGGATGAGTTCTTTCGTCGACTCGGCCCGGAAGGATGCAGAGATCGGGTTGAAAAGGGACAAGCCTTCGTTAATGATTTTGGAACTCATGCTGCCAGAAGCCCTGCTGGAACAGGCCACGAAAACATTCAGCAGAGAGGTAAGGAATCATGGCAGAAGCAGCTTGACTATTCAACTTCTAACAGAAATTAGGCAATAC
Protein-coding regions in this window:
- a CDS encoding hypothetical protein (EggNog:ENOG41), which translates into the protein MGQNEEEKPHISGQANTPMSAPAHALTFEQVAQELNGNLDDGLTESEAKQRLETYGRNEFGEQEGVQPLKIFIGQIANALTLVLILAMAASFGIKSWIEGGVVAAVIILNIVVGFLQEFQAAKTMDSLRSLSSPTAHAVRNGNNQVVVTAEIVPGDMVELKTGDTIPADIRLVEAVNFETNEALLTGESLPVRKEINKTFPDDTGPGDRLNVAYSSSTVTKGRARGIVFATGTYTEIGQIAVALRGKSSKRRQPKRDAEGNTNFGRWMQAWTLTGSDAVGRFLGVNVGTPLQRKLSKLALILLGTAIVCAIIVLAANDFKSQREVIIYAVATGLSMIPASLIVVLTITMAAGTKRMVQRHVIVRNLKSLEALGAVTNICSDKTGTLTQGTMIVKKAWIPGRGTYSVGASNEPFNPTLGDITLTEDQPKNIDFQNEKSQGTSIDPASQPAQDPSLVEYLNVASLANLATVHEIEGEWHARGDPTEIAMQVFASRFNWNRMRLSSGDNPRWHEVAEFPFDSDVKKMSVIFHDSESQKQWVFTKGAVERVLTSCPVYAAGNEILEFTDAIKEDVLRNMESLARLGLRVLALASRTDIPHVEDNEAELDRGLFEKDLVFRGLIGLYDPPRPESAPSVRQCHEAGVSVHMLTGDHPETARAIALEVGILPAKMSEIPKDVSKVMVMAASEFDKLSDDEIDQLPLLPLVVARCAPQTKVRMIEALHRRKAFVAMTGDGVNDSPSLKRSDVGIAMGQAGSDVAKEASDIVLTDDNFASILNAVEEGRRMFDNIQKFILHVLAENIAQACTLLIGLVFKDKNNLSVFPLAPVEILWIIMITSGMPDMGLGFEIAAPDIMQRPPQNLKQGVFTPELMIDMVVYGLWMSALCLASFVLVLYGFGNGAADIGEDCNNTYSEDCRVIFRARSTTFACLTWFALFLAWEMINMRRSFFRMQPKSKKYFTQWMHDVWRNPFLFWAIIAGFVTMFPIIYIPGLNTVVFKHAPISWEWGIVFIEAVLFFLGIESWKWAKRIYFRRQARKSTGGVSDLETRVFGKYYSMGGSRDEESGHNEKSSD